The sequence below is a genomic window from Chloroflexota bacterium.
TCAGCGTCACGCCGCGCTCGAAGACGGGCTGGTTGCCGGCCATGAAATCGGGCTCGTAGACGTCCCGGTCCACGTATTCGGCGGTGCGCCCGTCCGCCCAGCGGACCGAATAGATCGTGCGCGGCAACTCTATGGGCGTCGCATCCGGTCGCCGCAGGCGGTGGATGAGATCCTCATCAACCGTGACGCCGAGTCCCGGCCCATCGGGCACCGGCACGTAGCCATGCTCCACCGGCAACGGCTCGGTGAGCAGGTCGTAGGCGTAGGTGTTGAGGCAGCTGATGGCCGGCCAGCGCGCGGCCGGCAGCACCGCGCCCAGGTGCATGGCGAAGGCCGTCGTGATGCCCGTGCCCACCAGCTGCAGCCACAGCGGCATGTTGGCGGCGGCGGCCTGCGCCCCCTGGTGCAGGCAGGTCGCGGCGCCGCCACTCACGACGAAGCCGTCGCACACGCCCTCCTTCACAGCCGTCAAGAACGGCGGGGAATCGAAGTGCATCGCGATCGGTCGCGGCACGGACGCTCGCAGGGCGCGGTTCCCGCCGATGTCGGTCTGCGGAATCGGCGTTTCAAAGATCGCGACCTTGGGATAGCCGGCCAGCGTCGTAAGCACCGAAGTTGCGTGTCCGGCATCGACCAGCAGCGCGTTGAAGTCCAGGTCCAGCTTGGCGTGCGTGGGCGTGGCGGCGCTGACGGCCTCCACCTGCTCGATGATGTCGAACCACGGACGCGCTTTGAGCTTGAACGCGGTGTAGCCCGCCTCGATGCCGGCGCGAGCCTCCGCCGCCCAGTCGTGCGGCGGCATGTCGTAGCACCACCAGGCCAGGGGGCAACGCGCGCGCACGGCGGAGCCCAGGAGCCGGTGCACGGGCACTCCGAGCGACTGCCCAACCAGGTCGAACAGTGCCTGCTGCAGGCCGGCGCCGAGCGAGTCGTCCCAGAGCAGATCGGCTGGATTCGCACCCAGGGCGCGCTCCACGCCCGCGTCGGTCACCACGCCCCACGTGTAGTGCGGCAGGGTCTCGCCCCACCCCACGAGGCCGGTGTCGGTGGTAACTTTGCATACCTCGGACAGGGCCCAATCGGCCAGCCCGCGCCGCATGTGGCGTCCCGCCGTGGGCGTGTGACCAGCGTCGACGACAATTCGCTCGATGCGCGTAATCCGCATTCCGGCACCTGATGGCTGTGGCGCGCCACAGTCTCGCACGCTTGTTCGGCGGGCCGCCGACAGCGGCGACGCTGGCCCCAGCGGGGAGAGTTCACGCCCAAATGCCTCATCCCTCGTCGCTGCTCGGACGCCGGCGGCTCTTGGCCTATGTCGCCGGACTTGGGCTGGCAACCGTCGTGCCCGTGACCGCGCGCCCGGCGCCCGCCGTGGAAGCCCTTTCGCTCCCAATCGCCGGGGAGTCGTCACCCCGAACCTGGTGGCTCGACCAGTGGTACGGCAACACCACGTTTGCCTACCGCATGCGCCGCAGCATCTACAACGAGGGTCAGGGGCTGCATTTCGGAGTCGACTTCGGCATGGCATGCGGCACGGAAGTCATCGCCGCGGCCGATGGCGTCGTGCGCGAGATCGGCGGCGTGCGCCGCGCCTGGCCGCTGCACGTATCCGTCGATCATCCCGGGCTCGGCATAACAACCATCTACGGACATCTGTCACGAAGCCTCGTGTCGCACATTGGCGAGAGAGTTCGCCGCGGACAGGTGATCGGCGAAAGCGGCGACTCGGTGACATATGCCTGCAGCGGTTCGCCGCACCTGCACTTCGAGATCAGATACGACGCCATGCGCGCCAGCACCAACCCCTTGCCGTGGGTCGCCGCCGATTGGCCCGCGATCTACGCGCCTCGAGGGGGGCTCCCGTTCCAGATCGATCTCCAAAATCCTGCGCGCTGGCAATCGATCTACGACCAACCGGACGTGCGCTTCGGCGGGCCCTATCTCAACGAGTTCGAGCTACCGTGGCCACCGGCATAGACCCGGCGACCGTGCGGGTGCAGGCGGCGGTTTTGCGGCCGGTGCACCCCGGCTGGTTCTGGTCGCCTGGTGGGGACGAGGTCTGGATGCTCGACGTCGACGACGCGGGGCAGCCCTATACGCGAGCGGTGAACGTCCAAACAGGTGATGAGCGGGTCGTCTCGCACCTGTGGGGGACGTTTTCGAGGACAGGGCGCTACATCCTGACCGCCGGTCAACAGCACGAGACTGCGCGCGTGCACGACCGCAACACGTTGGCTACATGGGAAGTGCCACGGATCGGCAGTCATCCGCTCTCGAATCCGGCGGAGACGCACCTGGCCGGCAGCCTATGGAACTCAGGCGCCATCGCGCCCTTCATGTATCCGGCGGACGTGGTTCGCACGCGGATGGATGGCGGGGATCGCCGGGTCGTGGCCCAAGTCTTGGGCGGCGTCGCCGGCTGGCGGGCCGACGGCATGCTGCTGGTGATCGGCAGCGACAGCCTGGAGGCAGAGACCACCCTCCGCGTCATAGGACCGGAGGACCAGCTGCACGAGCAATGGCCGCTCGGTCGCCAGGTGCTCGCCGCGAATGTCTCTCCCTCCGGACGGTACATGACGTTCGCGGTCGTCCTCGACGAGCGCGGCCGCAACGGACAGTTCGTCATCGACCTGTTCAGCGGCCGCAGATGGACCCTGCCGTCGCGTATGAGCCTGCGCTGGCTGCCGGATGAGAGCGGCCTCTTGGCCGTATCCCTCCGACGAGCGCCGGGCCGCCCGTTTCGCCTTTGGCGACTGGCGGTCCCCGGGTTCTATGTGGAGGGCGCGCTCACGGATCCGGATCGACACGACATCGACATGGAGGTGCTGGACTGGCGGATCAGCCCCAACGGCGCCGCCCTGGCCTTCCGCGCGGCGCGTGAGGCGCACCTGCACGTCGTCACGTGGGAGCGCGCCCGGGCCAACTGAGCCTTGGGTTCTAGCCGGCCGGGGTCCAGTTCACGTCCGGCGAGCGGTTGGCCGTCACTTCGTCCAGCCGGCGAACGGGCGCCGTCGTAGGCGCGGCGTGCAGCAAATCCGGAGCCGTCTTGGCCTCGTGGGCCACGCTGATCAGGGCCTCCGCGAACTGGTCCAGCGACTCGATCGATTCGGTTTCCGTCGGCTCGA
It includes:
- a CDS encoding enolase — encoded protein: MRITRIERIVVDAGHTPTAGRHMRRGLADWALSEVCKVTTDTGLVGWGETLPHYTWGVVTDAGVERALGANPADLLWDDSLGAGLQQALFDLVGQSLGVPVHRLLGSAVRARCPLAWWCYDMPPHDWAAEARAGIEAGYTAFKLKARPWFDIIEQVEAVSAATPTHAKLDLDFNALLVDAGHATSVLTTLAGYPKVAIFETPIPQTDIGGNRALRASVPRPIAMHFDSPPFLTAVKEGVCDGFVVSGGAATCLHQGAQAAAANMPLWLQLVGTGITTAFAMHLGAVLPAARWPAISCLNTYAYDLLTEPLPVEHGYVPVPDGPGLGVTVDEDLIHRLRRPDATPIELPRTIYSVRWADGRTAEYVDRDVYEPDFMAGNQPVFERGVTLTTSEDDGSVDFDNRFRAIEAASCLVGASGA
- a CDS encoding M23 family metallopeptidase, whose translation is MPHPSSLLGRRRLLAYVAGLGLATVVPVTARPAPAVEALSLPIAGESSPRTWWLDQWYGNTTFAYRMRRSIYNEGQGLHFGVDFGMACGTEVIAAADGVVREIGGVRRAWPLHVSVDHPGLGITTIYGHLSRSLVSHIGERVRRGQVIGESGDSVTYACSGSPHLHFEIRYDAMRASTNPLPWVAADWPAIYAPRGGLPFQIDLQNPARWQSIYDQPDVRFGGPYLNEFELPWPPA